From a region of the Panicum virgatum strain AP13 chromosome 2K, P.virgatum_v5, whole genome shotgun sequence genome:
- the LOC120669815 gene encoding uncharacterized protein LOC120669815 isoform X2, which yields MRRRELMLTCPQTGPRAVSAEHNSLLDGTLPEFPHPDSVTASQSRRKRKARMLASLRKDRLIRTSPRRSVRRRTTMACESAEIAESSQNPSNTFLPASNNEGSAPPSSHIPPPSAGHRRKLALIVADDNKAAIARRNSSHDSTS from the exons ATGCGTCGTCGGGAGCTTATGTTAACCTGCCCACAAACAG GGCCGCGTGCTGTTTCTGCTGAGCATAATTCTCTGCTAGATGGAACGCttccag AGTTCCCACACCCAGACTCGGTGACTGCTTCTCAATCACGCCGTAAGCGTAAAGCACGTATGTTGGCCAGCTTGCGAAAAG ACAGGCTGATCAGGACGTCACCAAGACGATCTGTCCGCCGTAGGACTACCATGGCTTGTGAATCTGCAGAAATTGCCGAATCGTCTCAGAACCCTTCTAATACCTTCTTGCCTGCATCCAACAACGAAG GTTCAGCTCCACCTTCTTCACATATACCACCCCCATCTGCTGGTCATCGTC GCAAACTCGCCTTGATTGTTGCTGATGACAACAAGGCAGCTATAGCTCGTCGGAACAGTTCGCATGATAGCACGTCTTGA
- the LOC120669815 gene encoding uncharacterized protein LOC120669815 isoform X1 encodes MRRRELMLTCPQTGPRAVSAEHNSLLDGTLPGDVDDFPSEFRFANARSVRQRKITRCISNDQLQFPHPDSVTASQSRRKRKARMLASLRKDRLIRTSPRRSVRRRTTMACESAEIAESSQNPSNTFLPASNNEGSAPPSSHIPPPSAGHRRKLALIVADDNKAAIARRNSSHDSTS; translated from the exons ATGCGTCGTCGGGAGCTTATGTTAACCTGCCCACAAACAG GGCCGCGTGCTGTTTCTGCTGAGCATAATTCTCTGCTAGATGGAACGCttccaggtgatgttgatgaTTTCCCTTCAGAATTCCGTTTTGCAAATGCACGTTCTGTTCGCCAGCGGAAGATTACTCGATGTATAAGCAATGATCAGCTGC AGTTCCCACACCCAGACTCGGTGACTGCTTCTCAATCACGCCGTAAGCGTAAAGCACGTATGTTGGCCAGCTTGCGAAAAG ACAGGCTGATCAGGACGTCACCAAGACGATCTGTCCGCCGTAGGACTACCATGGCTTGTGAATCTGCAGAAATTGCCGAATCGTCTCAGAACCCTTCTAATACCTTCTTGCCTGCATCCAACAACGAAG GTTCAGCTCCACCTTCTTCACATATACCACCCCCATCTGCTGGTCATCGTC GCAAACTCGCCTTGATTGTTGCTGATGACAACAAGGCAGCTATAGCTCGTCGGAACAGTTCGCATGATAGCACGTCTTGA